The nucleotide sequence GCTGATTGGCAATGTTGCTACATGGTTGTCGGCCCACTTCGTAAGCGAGGAGGGCCGATTTTCTATGGGTTATGGCAAACTGCGTGGCTGAGGAGAACCTGATGTCACGCCTGCAATGCCCGCGCTGTACCCGCCCCACCGAGCGCTGCTTGTGCGCCCTTATCCCGTGCTTACCGAGCCGCACACGCGTGCTGATTTTGCAGCATCCAAGTGAGGTCCGGCATGCGTTGAATACTGCGCGTCTGGCTGCACTTGGCCTGAGCAATGCGCAGCTGCTGGTGGGTGAGGTTTTTGAGGCGCTGCCGGCGCTGTTGCAACAGCCTGGGTACCGGGCATGTCTGTTGTTTCCCGGTGAACAGGTACAACCGTTGATGCCGTATGACAAGTCGTGCAGCGAGCTACCGCTGCTGTTGGTGGTACCCGATGGCACCTGGCGCAAGGCGCGCAAACTACTGCATGTGAATCCGCAGCTGGCGAACCTACCTAGAGTGGCCTTGCCGGAGGGTTTGTCATCGCGTTATCGCCTGCGTAAAGCGCCAATGCCAGGGGCGCTGTCCACCCTCGAGGCGATTGTCGCGGCGCTGAACACGATTGAGGCTCCAACCTGCTTTGATGCACTGCTTAAACCCTTTGAAGCGCTGATTGAAGGGCAAATCGAGGCCATGGGGGCGCAGACTTACCAGCGAAATCATGCTCAATCAGATACAGCGCTCTGAGGCCGTTGACGGCTATACGGTTTTTAGCGTTCGCGCATGGCTTCTGAACGCGCTTTGAGCACCGGCTTTAGCAGGTAATCGAGAACGCTTTTCTCACCGGTAATGATGTCCACGGTCGCGACCATGCCAGGAATGATCAGCAGCGGGTGCTCTACGCTGCCCAAATGGCTTTGATTGGTGCGCACCTGGATCAGGTAAAAGCTGTTGCCTTCTTCATCGGTAATAGTGTCGGCGCTGATCAGCTCAAGGCTGGCTTTGAGTCCGCCGTAAATGGTGTAGTCGTAGGCGGTAAACTTGACCATGGCTTTTTGCCCTGGGTGAAGAAAGGCGACATCTTGCGGCCGTACCTTGGCTTCAATCAGCAGGCTGTCGTCCAGCGGGACAATTTCCAGCATGTCACTGCCCGGCTGGACCACGCCACCGATGGTGTTGACCTTGAGCTGATTGATGATGCCGCGTACGGGCGAGACCACGGTCGTACGGCTGACGCGATCATCAATGGCGACGCTGCTGGCGGTTATTTTCTTCAGCTCGGTGCGGATTTCATTGAGCTCCTTGAAGGCGTCAGAGCGAAAGCTCAGTTCTGATTCCTCCACCTTGCTTTTGATTTCATCCATCGCCGACTCGGCCCTGGGGATGGCTAGGTTGGTGGCGTCCAGCGAACCGCGTATTTCTACCAGGCTGCGGCGCAGGCGGAGGATTTCCACTTGGGAAATTGCACCCGTGGCCACCAGAGGTTGCGACATATTCAGTTCTTGCTGCAGCAGACCCATGCTTGAGCGGTACTGCTGGGATTTAGCGCGAAACTCAGCCAGCTCCTGGGTTTTTTGACGCAATTGTTCGCCCAAGGTGCGCTGTTCGCTCTGTAGGCGATTTTGACGAGACTGATAAAGCGCCAACTCATCTTCGGCCAATTGAGGGGCCAGCCGCAGAATATCTGCCGGCATTTTGATGGGGCGGCCTTCTGCTTCTGCAGTCAGGCGCTCCACGCGAGCGACCAAGGCCAGACGGTCGGCCTCTGCCTCACCGCGATTAGAGAGAAAGCGCGTGTCATCCAGGCGCAGCAGTACGGCGCCTTTCTCGACGATCTGTCCTTCGCGCACAAATATCTCGCTGACAATACCGCCTTCCAGGTTTTGGATGACCTGAATTTTGCTTGAGGGAATGGCTTTGCCTTCACCGGTGGTGACTTCTTCCAGCACGGCAAAATTGGCCCAGATCAGGGCCACGATCAGGCATGCACTGACCACCCACACGGTGATACGGGTGAACCAGGGCGAGTCTTCGAGAATCGCTCCGTCGACTTCCGGCATAAACTCGGTGTCCTGCTTGCGCTGGCGCATGCTGGCGAAGTAATCACGAATTGAGTGGCTTATGTGCATGAGCATTCCTATACCGCTGCGGGGCCAACTCGACCTTTGCGTAGCGCTTCAATTACCGCTTCTTTAGGCCCATCGGCGACAATATGGCCGTTGTCCAGCACTACCAGGCGATCAACCAGGCTGAGCATGGAGGCGCGGTGCGTGATTAGCAGCATGGTTTTGCCTTGTGCCCAGGTCTGCAGGCGGTTACGCAGGATTTCCTCGCTGGTGTTGTCCATTGCGCTGGTGGGCTCATCCAGCAGCAGAATCGGAGGGTCGAGTAACAGGGCGCGGGCCAACAATACGGCTTGACGCTGACCACCTGAAAGCAGTTGGCCGCGCTCACCCACGGGGCGGTCGAAGCCCTGTGGGTGTTGCCGGGCCAGGTCGACAACGCCGGTCAGCTCGGCCACTTCCAGCATGCGTGCATCGCTGACATAGCGCGCCCCCAGCGTTAGGTTGTCGCGTAGGCTGCCAGCCAGCAGCGGTAGGTCATGGGCGACATAACCAATTTGATGGCGCAAATCGGCCACATCGAGCTGGCGCAGGTCGAGGTTGTCCAGCAAGATTTGTCCTTTGTCCGGGCTGTAAAACGCCATTACCAAGCGCGCTAACGTGCTCTTGCCTGAGCCGCTACGGCCAATGATGCCGACGCGTTCTCCGGCCGTAAGGCGCAAGCTCACGGCAGCAAGCGCTGGGGTGCTTTGCCCGGGATAGCTAAAGGTGGCGTCGCGAATATCCAAAGCGCCATGCAGTTGTGTGCGGTCCAGTGGACGCTGTTTGGCCTGGCGTTCCTGAGGTAGGGCCATCAGCGCGTCGGTGCTGGTCATGGTTAAACGCGCCTGTTGGTAGCGGGTAATCAGCCCTGCAATTTGCCCAAGTGGCGCGAGAATACGGCTGCCCAGCATGTAGCACGCCACCAGTGCACCGACACTGAGTTGGCCGGCGATGATGATGTAGACCCCCGCCACAATGGTGGCCATGCCGGCGAACTGCTGTAGAAATAGGGTGCCGTTGGTGGCGATGGCTGCGAGTGAGCGAGCATGTATATCCAGGCGGGTAAGGGCACCGTGGGTTTTTTCCCATTGGTGTTGGCGCTCACTTTCCGCGCTGCAGGCTTTAAGGGTTTCCAGTCCACCGAGGGTCTCAATTAATAGAGCTTGGCGCTGCGAGGCCAATTGCAGGCTTTTTTCCACGGTATCGCGCAGACGCGCTTGGATGATAAAGGCGAACAGCGCGGTAAGCGGGAAGGCCAGCAAGGGGATGACCACCAGCCAGCCGCCGATCAGCCAGATCACCGTAATCATCAGGAATGAGAAGGGCAGGTCAATGAGGCTGGTGAGGGTAACGGCGGTGAGAAACTCACGCAGCCCCTGGAAGTCGTGAATGCTCTGGGCAAAGCCTCCGATGGTGGCCGGGCGGGCTTTCATTGACATCCCGGTGATGCGCTCGAACAGCGTGGCCGACAACACCACATCGGTTTTCTTACCTGCGGTGTCGAGTAAATGCGCACGCAGTATTTTCAGCAATAACTCGAAACCCATGCCGATGAATAAACCAATGGCCAATACCCAGAGCGTCGAGGTGGCTTGGTTAGGGACCACGCGGTCATAGGTCTGCATCACAAACAGCGGCACCATCAAGCCAAGCAGGTTGATCAGCAGGCTGGCGAGGATGGCATCCGTATACAACCAGCGCGACAGCTTGAGGGTGTCGCGAAACCAGGCTTCTATGCGAGGAACAAGGGGGGAGCGTGCTTCTTCCAACTCATGGCGCGGGCGTGCAAAGAAAGCTTGGCCACTGTACTCGGCTGCTAACTGCTCAC is from Pseudomonas leptonychotis and encodes:
- a CDS encoding tRNA-uridine aminocarboxypropyltransferase: MSRLQCPRCTRPTERCLCALIPCLPSRTRVLILQHPSEVRHALNTARLAALGLSNAQLLVGEVFEALPALLQQPGYRACLLFPGEQVQPLMPYDKSCSELPLLLVVPDGTWRKARKLLHVNPQLANLPRVALPEGLSSRYRLRKAPMPGALSTLEAIVAALNTIEAPTCFDALLKPFEALIEGQIEAMGAQTYQRNHAQSDTAL
- a CDS encoding HlyD family type I secretion periplasmic adaptor subunit, coding for MHISHSIRDYFASMRQRKQDTEFMPEVDGAILEDSPWFTRITVWVVSACLIVALIWANFAVLEEVTTGEGKAIPSSKIQVIQNLEGGIVSEIFVREGQIVEKGAVLLRLDDTRFLSNRGEAEADRLALVARVERLTAEAEGRPIKMPADILRLAPQLAEDELALYQSRQNRLQSEQRTLGEQLRQKTQELAEFRAKSQQYRSSMGLLQQELNMSQPLVATGAISQVEILRLRRSLVEIRGSLDATNLAIPRAESAMDEIKSKVEESELSFRSDAFKELNEIRTELKKITASSVAIDDRVSRTTVVSPVRGIINQLKVNTIGGVVQPGSDMLEIVPLDDSLLIEAKVRPQDVAFLHPGQKAMVKFTAYDYTIYGGLKASLELISADTITDEEGNSFYLIQVRTNQSHLGSVEHPLLIIPGMVATVDIITGEKSVLDYLLKPVLKARSEAMRER
- a CDS encoding type I secretion system permease/ATPase, translated to MERPGPSSDPRLNHDDPLLDGLLILCKLHDCSASRGSLSAGLPLPEQRLTAELLPRAAARAGLQGRLLQRDLASISALNLPVLLLLKNGRSAVLRQWGPKNQAQILPCEADGGEQWINREQLAAEYSGQAFFARPRHELEEARSPLVPRIEAWFRDTLKLSRWLYTDAILASLLINLLGLMVPLFVMQTYDRVVPNQATSTLWVLAIGLFIGMGFELLLKILRAHLLDTAGKKTDVVLSATLFERITGMSMKARPATIGGFAQSIHDFQGLREFLTAVTLTSLIDLPFSFLMITVIWLIGGWLVVIPLLAFPLTALFAFIIQARLRDTVEKSLQLASQRQALLIETLGGLETLKACSAESERQHQWEKTHGALTRLDIHARSLAAIATNGTLFLQQFAGMATIVAGVYIIIAGQLSVGALVACYMLGSRILAPLGQIAGLITRYQQARLTMTSTDALMALPQERQAKQRPLDRTQLHGALDIRDATFSYPGQSTPALAAVSLRLTAGERVGIIGRSGSGKSTLARLVMAFYSPDKGQILLDNLDLRQLDVADLRHQIGYVAHDLPLLAGSLRDNLTLGARYVSDARMLEVAELTGVVDLARQHPQGFDRPVGERGQLLSGGQRQAVLLARALLLDPPILLLDEPTSAMDNTSEEILRNRLQTWAQGKTMLLITHRASMLSLVDRLVVLDNGHIVADGPKEAVIEALRKGRVGPAAV